The proteins below are encoded in one region of Scomber japonicus isolate fScoJap1 chromosome 2, fScoJap1.pri, whole genome shotgun sequence:
- the LOC128364959 gene encoding hsp70-Hsp90 organising protein-like, which produces MKFTRDICRLLGLGGDGAGEEDMDIQNGDPEPSDRRKDQDLSQAMLSGEDGLDDEKKTKRRAERRRAKRKRQKERKKLEKEERMEDLSEQGEEVPGAVTDSDSEEEMKVEEEWTAVRPKNKCSPESVPAFIATENKSNHQPPIRTTEEEPEWDVSSAFVANAASHIKLKGLKTRALLISRENKENEARSSQVENNDEMKRRGESLAVQGIQLFQQGRYSQAVDVFTEAIYCDPKNHRFYGNRSSCYCQMEQYSSALSDAQKAIQLAPDWPMGYCYKASALMWLKRYMEVEKVMEEVLKLDQHCKEASNILSECRILQLMELGFEEEQSKLLLEKFTTVQAILTSPDAKALKQTPEQDLSGSCRSLWVGNITLEVSEKNLLDLFKMYGEIESIRVLHERFCAFINFKNANMAAKALERLQGVELGGNRLVMRYPDRWIQRTTPLVQRTTAGL; this is translated from the exons ATGGAGCGGGAGAGGAGGATATGGACATTCAGAACGGAGACCCTGAACCTTCAGACAGGAGAAAAGACCAAGATTTATCACAG gcCATGCTGAGTGGTGAGGATGGTTTGGATGACGAGAAGAAGACGAAacggagagcagagaggaggagagccaAAAGGaaa AGACAGAAAGAACGCAAGAAactggagaaagaggagaggatggaggattTATCAGAGCAG GGAGAGGAAGTGCCTGGAGCCGTGACGGACAGCGACAGcgaggaggaaatgaaagtgGAGGAGGAATGGACTGCGGTTCGCCCCAAAAACAAATGCAGCCCTGAGTCAGTCCCTGCCTTCATCGCTACGGAGAACAAGAGCAACCACCAGCCGCCCATCAGGACCACAGAGGAG GAGCCGGAGTGGGACGTCAGCAGTGCATTTGTGGCCAACGCTGCCAGTCACATCAAACTGAAAGGCCTGAAGACCCGAGCGCTGCTGATCTCCAGAGAGAACAAGGAGAACGAGGCCAGGAGCAGCCAG GTGGAGAACAATGacgagatgaagaggaggggggagtcTCTGGCAG TGCAGGGCATTCAACTGTTTCAGCAAGGCAGGTACAGCCAGGCAGTGGACGTGTTTACAGAAGCCATCTACTGTGACCCAAAAAATCACAG gtTTTACGGCAATCGCTCCAGCTGTTATTGCCAAATGGAGCAGTACTCTTCCGCACTATCGGACGCTCAGAAGGCCATTCAGCTGGCTCCCGATTGGCCGATGGGATATTGCTATAAGGCTTCTGCTCTGATGTGGTTAAAG cgGTACATGGAGGTAGAGAAGGTCATGGAGGAGGTGTTGAAGTTGGATCAGCACTGTAAAGAAGCGTCCAACATACTCTCAGAGTGCCGGATCCTGCAGCTTATG gAGTTGGGTTTTGAAGAAGAGCAGAGTAAACTGCTATTAGAGAAGTTCACAACTGTTCAGGCGATCCTCACCTCACCCGATGCCAAAG CACTGAAGCAAACACCTGAGCAGGACCTGAGTGG GAGCTGTCGTTCTCTGTGGGTTGGAAACATTACACTGGAAGTGTCAGAGAAAAACCTCTTGGAtcttttcaaaat GTACGGTGAGATCGAGAGCATCAGAGTTCTTCACGAGCGCTTCTGTGCCTTCATCAACTTCAAGAATGCCAACATGGCTGCCAAGGCCCTGGAGAGGCTACAG GGGGTGGAGCTGGGGGGCAATAGGCTGGTGATGAGGTACCCTGACCGGTGGATCCAGCGGACCACGCCCTTGGTACAAAGGACCACTGCTGGCCTG